A window of Ignavibacterium sp. contains these coding sequences:
- the hemC gene encoding hydroxymethylbilane synthase, with protein MNKKLIIGSRGSELALWQANFVKKELEKKHRGLSVEIKIIKTKGDKILDVALSKIGDKSLFTKELEVELLNKRIDLAVHSLKDLQTQIPEGLKLAAVTKRHDVEDVLIARKKGTTIFSLPENAVVATGSLRRRAQLQHLRPDIKVVDLRGNVPSRIKKFLESDWDGIILARAGVERLGLKKYISSYISKDEILPAVGQGALGIEIHSENLFAFELVQSIHHNDTFIAVTAERALLKALEGGCQVPIGAFAEIKPNGLYLDAMVGSLDGSITFRKKVRGKKDEPEKLGKSLAKDLLRAGANKILEEVYNNSRK; from the coding sequence TTGAATAAAAAATTAATAATTGGTTCACGCGGTAGTGAGCTTGCACTTTGGCAAGCAAATTTTGTTAAAAAGGAATTAGAAAAAAAACATCGCGGTCTTTCTGTTGAAATTAAAATTATTAAAACTAAAGGCGATAAAATCCTTGATGTTGCTTTGTCAAAAATTGGCGACAAATCTCTATTCACAAAAGAACTTGAAGTTGAATTACTGAATAAAAGAATTGATTTGGCTGTCCACTCACTCAAGGACTTACAAACTCAGATACCTGAAGGATTAAAATTAGCAGCAGTTACAAAGCGTCACGATGTTGAAGATGTTCTGATTGCCAGAAAAAAAGGAACAACAATTTTTTCACTTCCTGAAAATGCTGTTGTGGCTACAGGTTCATTAAGAAGAAGAGCACAGCTTCAGCATCTTCGTCCGGATATTAAAGTTGTAGATCTTCGCGGAAATGTTCCATCAAGAATAAAAAAATTTCTTGAATCTGATTGGGATGGAATTATACTCGCTCGTGCAGGAGTCGAAAGACTTGGTCTGAAAAAGTATATCTCATCATACATTAGTAAAGATGAAATTCTTCCGGCAGTTGGGCAAGGAGCTTTGGGAATTGAAATTCATTCAGAAAATCTTTTTGCCTTTGAACTTGTGCAATCTATTCATCATAACGATACTTTTATCGCAGTAACTGCTGAAAGAGCTTTACTCAAAGCACTCGAAGGCGGATGTCAGGTTCCCATCGGAGCTTTTGCGGAAATTAAACCCAACGGACTTTATCTCGATGCAATGGTTGGAAGTCTTGATGGTTCCATTACATTCAGAAAAAAAGTTCGTGGGAAAAAAGATGAACC